The genomic segment TACTTAATTAATTGTGACCTCCACATAGAGTTTTAAACATACAAAagactacatgtagtattatttatttttgcaaaGCACCCCACGcaaatttttatgaaaattaccAGGAAAGTATGTCATATAATCCTTGGAACAATAGTTTTACATATTGTAGGTAAATTCTCAATCCTCGTGTTCCTTGTCAtagtgtatatgtgtaatattccatacaaacagttacatactgtatttcaaacatatatcttgaccgatcagcaaatgttaatacaggccttaattgaaagtctttgtcaaggctcgtctaaaaacaatataaaatcaccaggtccatctttatttcaaaaatgaacAACACCGGCCCAACTGGTCCAACCTTTTGGACCGTGAAAAACGAAAATGGCCTTGGACTGTTTACAGGTGAATACCTAATATCAGCTAGAGTTATGGCCTTGGACCGTTTACAGGGGAATACATGATGATGTACCCAATATCAGCTAGAGTTAATATCATTCAGGAATTATACAAAAGATATCTGAGGTATTAATTAAAAGATTACAAAATTgtaaatgtttgaattaaatgaaaaatcagTAGTCAAAAATAGTCTGTAACATATTACAAAAGTATGTTTAAAATACAGCCTTTGCCTGCATGACCAATTTCTAACTCAAAACAAGAAATCCTTGGTATTTGCTTGATTATTTGATGataagtataatatatagtCTACATCTTCTCAGTGACCACCTTCACTCACTCAATGTGCGAGTCATGTTGCAGCAGTAAAACAATGGTTAACTTCACACTCGTTTGTTGAGACAATTTAtacaatttgaaattcaaacttcataatattttgtgattgtgGCTAATAAATTGACAGACTTGTCATGATAAGCTCAAAGTATAACATTGACCTTTTACAGTAAATGGGCATTATCTAACTCCCAGTGGTCGTGGTTCATTGGACTCTAAGAATGCactgctgattttttttttttcaactacCAGGGGTATATTCTTATTAAACTTGGGTCTTATTCATTTTACCTTAGTATGACATTGAAAAGTCAGTAAAATTGGTTATTGATTTAGAGGTGAAAGATCTAGTAATAAATCACATAAAATAAGAAAGGAAGAATCTGTCTATGGTGATTATGTAGGTAACCTGTTGCTGCTTGAACTACTCTACGTGATCTCTATAGGttacataaaattatatcaCCCCCGTACCTAAAATCTCTTTATAATTCATGTCTACACATATCTTTTTGGTGTTATAAAACTTTCATTAATGGGTGTTGATCAATACCTGGTATTTCACCTTTAACTTCTGTGTTGTTTCAAAGTCTTAGGTTCTCAAAGCATGTGTTTATCTGTTTAACCAAGTACCGACAGTGAACTCAAAACAAGATTAACATGACTTCAGCAAGTCTCTTACTCAAACACCCTATTACAACAAACCCTGTCTCCGAGTACTTCTaccatatagttatataccaaCCTTATATATGCTTAACGTTACAAGGTGTGTCTCAGTGAACCATGtacctattgtatatttaataattgtatataagatatgtttttatatatgtctatatttGATGGATGAGACATTTAGATAATTAACGACAGCCAATGTATGCCGTTCCGACACCAAAGCTACCAAAAGGGTAGCATTCTGTCATAACTTCGTACTCCGCAATTTTCATATTGTGTTTTCCAAACATTTTGGTAAGATAAAGGATGGTATAAGCAGCCAATTCAAACTCAGGACTGGTTCCAAGAAATATGCTGCTCATTTTCTTGATGCCTCCTACATCTTCATCTTCCTCCTCATCGCCAACCATCTCAAACTGGAGGGTGAGTAGACGAAAGGATTCGTCATTGGTGTCCTATTGGAGAGATAGGGTATAAAACAAAACTTACAACTCGGCAAGTGAGAAAGTATTAGATCCAGACCAGTTAATTCCTACATAGCAAAAGTATtgaaaaatatagtccaagttTCCTCCGACTCTTACAGTCTATTGATGGAAAATCAATACATATTCTATCTTATGGCTCCAACAGAGACCAGTAAATCTCCGTCTGACCTCTTGAACTATGAAAAGTAATGACATCATTAACATTTTAGATAAATGATAAAACCTTATTGACATTGGTTAAtgaaacaattacatgtacagtaaaacctcgttaTATCGCCACCTTCTGTTCTCCGCGATTTTGGCAATATAACGAGTTTGGCGGTATATCGGGTTTGTCGCTCAAACCAAAGTTTCCTATCCAAACACTATAAATAGTGTTTCCCTAACAACTGTACACTgtgaaaatcaaaaacaatttattcatatcaaaatattgcatcaaatttaacacatacatgtatatgcttgataagaaataaatattaatttcaattattttcccGAGAATGTCATCGTAATTTGCATCACATGATCTAGTAGTCATAACATGATTTTCACCGTTACCTCGTTTAACTGTGTGCATGTTCTACCAGGTGCCGAAAAACGTTCAATTGTCGTCTGTTTTGCTTCAACCGACAAACTGACAAAACAAACTGTTGAAGAGTTAAACATTTCTCAATTTCTGATTCAGCTCTAGAATGCTTGTGTTGACAACGTTTCATCATTAACTCGCGCGAGTAATGTTTTTAGATGTTTGTCTGGAGTTACCGGTTACTGTTAACGTTGCGTCATCACGTGGTACGATAGCTCTGTGTACCCGACATCTTACTGTTGTCTCTACAGTAACAGAGTCCTATGACATTTTAACAAAGAGTGAAGCGGTATCACAAAAGTGAGTTTTATTCATCATAACTTACGAATCTTTCCTAAAGAAATACCACAAAGCACTAGCCATGGTTCATTGATTTCATGTGTGTACACGCGCTCAcggtgtacatgtgtacagcTTATTATCTGTCAGCCGGCAGTCAGTCACgtaacaataacatataaacacacgtcctTCTGGACTCAATTTGGCGATATTAACGAGGtcaatatgatattatttttactgTTTGTTCTGGAAATATGATGGCGAATGGCGGTATGCGAGTTTGGCGGTAAAACGGGTGTAATAGCGTGGTAAGAAATCCGTTCTGAATGAATTCATGGCGATAAGCGAGTTTGGCGGTATAACGGGTGGCAATATAAcggggttttactgtacatacacaatAGTTCATTCTTACCGTTTTAAAACCAAAGAAACCATGGTAGTCAATACGACCGGCTTTTTCCTCCAGATAAAACTGTAACCAGTTATGCAGACCAACAATTTTTCCTTCCTTTGCCTCACCAACAAACACGTGCTCAAAGCTGCTAGAATCCAAGTCCCTGTGGGAAAGACATGAAAGATGTACTTTAAAAATCAACCAAGTttatctataatagataaaatCTTGAAAACCCATCAATCACTTATCCTGTACCCCTTATACTGGCAATGACAGTAAATATGACTGTCATTAACTAGAGGACTATACAGAGgaccccccaccccaccccattGGTACTACCGGAGAGGACTATAGGTGTGTACTCTGTCCCCCATTGGTACTACCAGAGAGGACTACAGGTTTGTACTCTATCCCCCATTGGTACTACCGGagaggactataggtttgtactctaTCCCCCATTGGTACTACCAGAGAGGACTACAGGTTTGTACTCTATCCCCCATTGGTACTACTGGagaggactataggtttgtactctaTCCCCCATTGGTACTACCGGagaggactataggtttgtactctaTCCCCCATTGGTACTACCAGagaggactataggtttgtactctaTCCCCCATTGGTACTACCAGagaggactataggtttgtactctaTCCCCCATTGGTACTACCGGagaggactataggtttgtactctaTCCCCCATTGGTACTACCAGagaggactataggtttgtactctaTCCCCCATTGGTACTACCGGagaggactataggtttgtactctaTCCCCCATTGGTACTACCGGAGAGGACTACAGGTTTGTACTCTATCCCCCATTGGTACTACCGGAGAGGACTATAGGTGTGTACTCTATTCCCCATTGGTACTACCGGagaggactataggtttgtactctaTCCCCCATTGGTACTACCGGagaggactataggtttgtactctaTCCCCCATTGGTACTACCAGAGAGGACTATAGGAGTGTATTCTGTCCCCCATTGGTACTATCGGAGAGGACTATAGGTGTGTACTCTATCCCCCATTGGTACTACCGGagaggactataggtttgtactctaTCCCCCATTGGTACTACCGGagaggactataggtttgtactctaTCCCCCATTGGTACTACCAGAGAGGACTACAGGTTTGTACTCTGTCCCCATTGGTACTATCGGAGAGGACTATAGGTGTGTACTCTATCCCCCATTGGTACTACCGGagaggactataggtttgtactctaTCCCCCATTGGTACTACCAGagaggactataggtttgtactctgTCCCCCATTGGTACTACCGGagaggactataggtttgtactctgTCCCCCATTGGTAACTACCAGagaggactataggtttgtactctgTCCCCCATTGGTACTACCGGagaggactataggtttgtactctgTCCCCCATTGGTACTACCGGagaggactataggtttgtactctaTCCCCCATTGGTACTACCGGagaggactataggtttgtactctaTCCCCCATTGGTACTACCGGagaggactataggtttgtactctaTCCCCCATTGGTACTACCGGagaggactataggtttgtactctgTCCCCATTGGTACTACCGGagaggactataggtttgtactctaGTCCCCCATTGGTACTACCGGagaggactataggtttgtactctaTCCCCCATTGGTACTACCGGAGAGGACTACAGGTTTGTACTCTATCCCCCATTGGTACTACCGGagaggactataggtttgtactctaTCCCCCATTGGTACTACCGGAGAGGACTACAGGTTTGTACTCTGTCCCCCATTGGTACTACCGGagaggactataggtttgtactctaTCCCCCATTGGTACTACCGGagaggactataggtttgtactctaTCCCCCATTGGTACTACCGGagaggactataggtttgtactctgTCCCCCATTGGTACTACCAGagaggactataggtttgtactctaTCCCCCATTGGTACTACCGGagaggactataggtttgtactctgTCCCCCATTGGTCCTAACAGAGGACACTAGTTTTATATACTTGTTAAGTCCATGTTTTACCCTGCCCTGACAAAACCTTACCTATCTCCCTTTGTCCTTCTGTACAGTGTAAACCAAAGTTTGTACAACATCTTCATGAAGTTGAAGTCAAAATCAAGGCCCCTTTCTTCCATAACACAGTCTGGCGTGTAGAATTGGTCATTCAACAAATCTTTTGAAATAAGCCAAGCCCGAGTCTTCTTCATGACCTCTGATTTCATCACAGCCTCAATGAACTGGCGATTTTCTTTGACTTCTTCTGGTGTCACCTGCTCTGCTTCACCACACTCAAGTGTATAGTTGTTCAAAAGTTCCTTGAAAGCTGTATAGACAAATGTACAGTTGAAGCTACAATTTATACTCCAGCAAACTTCCTAATAACTGGATACAGAGTTAAATGGAGAATCTATGtgtaattaaaatctaaaataatattttgattaCTGGATTTTCAATTACTTCTTGTGGTTCATCTCCAAAAGATGAGGCCGATGCTCACCTGTTCTAGTTTTGAAAAGAGTGCACATTGCTGGAACACTAAATTCagttgatttttaaaaatgatgTTGGTCACCAATTTGGATCTTGTGCTAATACCCTTTCTTTCAGGAACATGGCAGCCATTCTCTCAAGCATTCTTGGTTACTATTAGAAAGTTGTTCAAAATTTCAACATAATTTGACCCAtctgaccttgaaaataggtcaaggtcattcttttgAGCAGGCTTGCTAGCTCTTTATCCCTGCATGCACTGCCCAAATATTAGGACCAACAGATTCTCAGTAATTGAGAAGTTGATAGCATTTAACACATATGACCCTATAacatcaaggtaattcatttaaacagTTCGGTTGCCCTTCATCTACACCATGCTACTTGTCCTTTATCTAACCTCAACCACTTGGTTACATATTGAGAAAAGATTGTGAAAAGACTTTGACAAATTTGAACCCTATGACCATGAATATACAGAACTTTGCATTTCCCCTAAAAACATCAGTGATGTGTCATTTTGGGGGATAAACTTACCAGAATATGTGTCCATGGAAAATATCTTTTCCTCGTCAAAGTACTCAAATAGGGAGTGTCTAGAAACATCTCTCTCTGTCCTGGTGCTGGCTCTCCCTGTAAGACAACAGCTGATTATTAAAGACACATTGCAAGTTTGGGGATACTTGTCCAGTAAGCTGATTATCACATTCTTTTTAGAAACATTGTCAATTATGCGGCCAGATTGATATGTCTAGTCAACTCAATAAAGTCCAAATGTTGTACTTAATTTGAAATGGAAGCAAAAGTGGCTCATTAAAATATAAGTATACCGGTATTTGTTTTGAATCGATCACtcataaatattattttacctGCAATATCAACCTGTAATAAAATTCCCCACACCACCagattactgtgacaaacatgGCTCCTGAGATTATTAGAGGATAAACAgagtttataattattatatacctTGTAAATACACTTCAAAATCTTGTCCATGGTAACACTTTTGGTTGTCACAAGCCCACAGTTCATTAAGGACTTGTTCTAACGCCTCCTCTGACACCAGGGGATCTGGTAGGTTGTCGCTGTGTCCCTTCCTTTTGTAAATACacaattacatacaaatgttttcatcaaaatcaaatgatGCACAAATAACTGTgaataaattatgatttttcaTATGAAACTTCTGGATATACATGAAATCTTTATACACTATTTAATAGTTGAGCAGACATGAACAAACTGCATCATGCATAGTTGATATGTGAGCGGTCTGTCCAATAAGATGTTGTTCAATACAAGTGAAGTTTCAGAAATATCCCTCTTGTACATTTAAGAAATAGCAATGAAAATATTCAcctttcaaaatccaagacggctgcctgtcagccatttttttttacctcaaGCAGACTCACAACTAGAAACCAAGAACAACCTACATGTGGTGCTTgagaataatagaatctttcatcCCCTTGTGGATGAGACAAGGGAATCTCAATCCcaggggaagattcttaagttgccaaacatgTGTTTAAGTATCTTAATTACCCAGTGGGTTTAcgattcccctgtctcacttccattggagtgaatgattatttttctcctaccctgtttaccctcttatcTAATATGGACATTACATTCAATGCAAGGAAATtttgacgtgattgaattgtcaatatgatgtaattgtattgtcgctgcgacgtcatggtattgttgacatGACGAAATGTAATTGTTGTAGCTAGATATGTCTCTGTTATTATGTAAGAATATAAAgtacaaaacaacatcaaacttTTGTTGCACTGCATATATTCGTCTATTTCGGGAATATTATTTACGCCCTagaaaaattatgtaaaaaaatcaGTCAAAAGAGCTAACAATTGAATACTTATTACTAGACTAGTAGAGTGtggaatttcaaaaaaaaaataactgaaaaaaCTATATAAGtttacaacatatatatttaacgAGAACATAAAGTTGAAAggaaatgaaaaatacataattatgcGGGCCATTAAACTAAGAAGGAATTAGGGCCCCGTGTATATTAGATTACAGTATGTCACACCATATGCTTATATTCTCTATGTCATCATCGTTTTTTACAAACACATGCTACAAGAAGTGTAAGTCACTACAGTAAGTGCCACGCCTTTCCATTCAATGAGGATCATTCGATCAATAATAACATAATCCTTTACCCTTTTCTCTGTTGATAGTATGCCATAATGAAAAAGAGGCGGTCCACGTCACCCACTTTCCCTACAAAACACTGTAACTTTGAGACTGATGTCAAATTTGACGGGTCCGGTGCTTCCCGATGTTCCAAACAGCCAAACTCCCCCCGGCAATACAAAAGTTGTCCGAGAAGTTCCAAACGAACACACCTTAGCAGACGCTTTTACTATCGTTAGTACCGATACGTCCATTGGCCTCTTCGAGCATACGATAATCTGCCCGTCCAATCAAAATCAGCGTTTCATTTGAGTTTCATTCATCTTGCAGCATGGCTACATACAGATACTTGTCACCAGAGGTTCTGTCTGGTTTTGATCGATATAAGGTAAATTAGAAGAATTATTACAATTTATTCTTCACCAATTTTAAGATAACATTACGAAACAATTTTCCATTGCATGTTTCGTCTTTGGAGAGGCGTGTTTGTCCTTAGCTACAACAGTACATGGTGATCAACCTTTGGGCTTTTGACACTGACAGCTCAACAGCAGGGATGGGTCGTATAGAGTCATGCAGCTCTTTGTTTTCTATCACATCAGAGTGCGCTAGTTTACCgatttttattgaattttattaTAATGACTGCGACAAGCGCATGTTTAAAGCACCAGGCCGCCTTAAACCTATTAATTGTAATGATGATGGTAATAATCAGGTCGGGGAGAAGTCTTGATTTCTCTATCATAGTGGTACTCCACtataatagctatatatagctatacaaACTGTAGCAAATCGAGAAGCAATTATGCCGGAAAAGGGTATATGTGACATAAAGAGAGAGTTATGGTCTGTGTACAATTTAAAATGTCATCTGTGCATTTTTCTGTAAAATCATCTTTTTGTAACAGAAAATTGCaatttctgtttcatttgcttatttcttaatatctaattcatttaattttattgCCGGTATTGTAACAACCAAGTACCGGGTACATGGATCATGCACCTACCAACTATAACTCTCACTTTTGTCACatatgtagcggaactggacagGGTCGATcgtcggcgaccaggtagctcaatcggtagagcatccggctagtgttcggaggtcccgggttcgaaccccggtctggccgtgcatttttccactcctattacatttggtgcctgtgaccaaaccttgtttcaagtgaggtgaatacttgacaaggggatacccgaacctgggttgtgagttgtgaagtcttcggggtcgaagacttaaaaaaaaaggagggaagagtgtagcggaactggacagGGTCGATcgtcggcgaccaggtagctcaatcggtagagcatccggctagtgttcggaggtcccgggttcgaaccccagtctggccgtgcatttttccactcctattacacATATacctttttttgtttaaatgctTCGATTTGATACTGTTTTTGTAGCTATATTTTCTATTGAAGTGGAATGTTTACAAATACTGACAAATTCAAAGTAAATATATGGAAAAACATTAATTGCATGGGTGTTCCGACATCCTTAcacaacaaatat from the Pecten maximus chromosome 4, xPecMax1.1, whole genome shotgun sequence genome contains:
- the LOC117324951 gene encoding poly(U)-specific endoribonuclease-B-like; the encoded protein is MAYYQQRKGKGHSDNLPDPLVSEEALEQVLNELWACDNQKCYHGQDFEVYLQGRASTRTERDVSRHSLFEYFDEEKIFSMDTYSAFKELLNNYTLECGEAEQVTPEEVKENRQFIEAVMKSEVMKKTRAWLISKDLLNDQFYTPDCVMEERGLDFDFNFMKMLYKLWFTLYRRTKGDRDLDSSSFEHVFVGEAKEGKIVGLHNWLQFYLEEKAGRIDYHGFFGFKTDTNDESFRLLTLQFEMVGDEEEDEDVGGIKKMSSIFLGTSPEFELAAYTILYLTKMFGKHNMKIAEYEVMTECYPFGSFGVGTAYIGCR